The Candidatus Manganitrophus noduliformans genome window below encodes:
- a CDS encoding MogA/MoaB family molybdenum cofactor biosynthesis protein: MFTVGILTISDKGSAGKREDASGLLLHQLVDQLPGKVTVYQVIPDEKEAIQNQLISFSDRWKVDLVLTTGGTGVSPRDVTPEATMQVLDRLIPGMGEIMRMEGYRKNPKAIISRGIAGVRKQTLIVNLPGSPRAVRENFEILLPALPHAIEKMKGDEEDCGIPPRNERV, translated from the coding sequence ATGTTTACAGTCGGTATTCTGACCATCAGCGACAAGGGCTCGGCCGGAAAACGGGAAGACGCCAGCGGCCTGCTTCTCCACCAACTGGTCGATCAGCTTCCGGGGAAGGTGACGGTTTACCAGGTCATCCCGGATGAGAAGGAGGCGATCCAAAACCAGCTGATCTCCTTTTCCGATCGATGGAAGGTCGATCTGGTCTTGACGACCGGAGGAACCGGCGTTTCTCCCCGCGATGTCACCCCGGAGGCGACGATGCAGGTCCTCGATCGCCTGATTCCCGGCATGGGGGAGATTATGCGCATGGAAGGATATCGAAAGAACCCCAAGGCGATCATCTCCCGCGGCATCGCCGGCGTCCGCAAGCAGACCCTCATCGTGAACCTCCCCGGCAGCCCCCGCGCCGTCCGGGAGAATTTTGAGATCCTCCTCCCGGCCCTCCCTCATGCCATTGAGAAAATGAAAGGGGACGAAGAAGACTGCGGAATCCCTCCGCGCAATGAGAGGGTCTAG
- the ruvA gene encoding Holliday junction branch migration protein RuvA, giving the protein MIAFLTGTILEKTPSTLIVEVHGIGYQIFIPLNTFYRLPEVKESVSLHVHTHVREDALQLYGFLSPLEKELFLLLLGISGVGPKVALGILSGMELTELVQALRDGNVDRLRAIPGVGPKTAGRLVLELREKVNALSLAGLQTPVSAGSELDKTKEDALSALVNLGYHRTEAKRTVDKIAEETGDSESVEGLIKKALKKLAKVG; this is encoded by the coding sequence ATGATTGCATTCCTCACCGGAACGATCCTTGAGAAAACCCCCAGCACTCTGATCGTGGAGGTGCATGGGATCGGATACCAGATCTTTATCCCGCTGAATACTTTTTATCGACTCCCCGAGGTGAAGGAGAGTGTCTCGCTTCACGTCCACACGCATGTTCGGGAAGATGCCCTTCAACTCTACGGGTTTCTCTCGCCGCTCGAAAAGGAACTCTTTCTGCTTCTTTTGGGGATCTCCGGCGTCGGACCGAAGGTGGCCCTGGGAATCCTCTCCGGGATGGAGTTGACCGAATTGGTTCAGGCCTTGCGGGACGGAAACGTCGACCGGCTCCGGGCCATCCCGGGGGTCGGGCCGAAGACGGCCGGGCGGCTGGTCCTGGAGTTGAGAGAGAAGGTCAACGCCCTGAGTCTGGCGGGCCTTCAAACCCCGGTCTCGGCCGGTTCGGAATTGGATAAAACCAAAGAGGACGCCCTCTCGGCATTGGTCAACTTGGGTTATCATCGAACCGAAGCGAAGCGGACCGTCGATAAAATCGCCGAAGAAACTGGCGATTCCGAGTCGGTGGAGGGGCTGATCAAAAAAGCGCTGAAGAAATTGGCAAAGGTGGGTTAG
- the pheA gene encoding prephenate dehydratase: protein MSETDPLVPLRRKIDEIDERILALLNDRARIVQDVGKIKKNQQADFYAPSREQAIYDRLTHLNPGPFPNEALKSVFREIISASLSLEGPIKVAYLGPRATFTHLATMQRFGFSATDIPVNSIKEVFDEVERGRADFGVVPIENSTEGVVNHTLDLFVDSPLKIFGEILQEVSHHLMSKTGQIGDLRRIYSHSHAIAQCKNFLETNLPRIQVTETSSTARAAELAQEDPTAGAIASELAAKLYNLVVIKRRIEDNINNFTRFLVVSQKGAPRSGRDKTSVMFSIKDRVGALYEMLRPFSAQQINLTKIESRPSKKKAWEYIFYIDMIGHVEDEMIRTAIEELRGQAVFLKVLGSYPMAEEMKNEKK from the coding sequence TTGTCCGAAACAGATCCCCTGGTCCCGCTTCGTCGGAAGATCGACGAAATCGATGAGCGGATTCTTGCGCTTTTAAACGATCGGGCCCGCATCGTCCAAGATGTCGGAAAGATCAAAAAAAATCAGCAGGCCGATTTTTACGCCCCCTCCCGCGAGCAGGCGATCTACGATCGATTGACCCATCTCAATCCCGGGCCGTTTCCAAATGAGGCGCTCAAGAGCGTTTTCCGAGAAATCATCTCAGCCTCCCTCTCCCTTGAAGGGCCGATCAAGGTGGCCTACTTGGGGCCGCGGGCGACCTTTACGCACCTGGCTACCATGCAGCGCTTCGGTTTTTCGGCCACCGACATTCCGGTCAACAGCATCAAGGAGGTCTTCGATGAGGTCGAACGGGGGCGGGCCGATTTCGGCGTGGTGCCGATTGAGAATTCGACCGAGGGGGTTGTCAATCATACGCTCGACCTTTTCGTCGATTCCCCGCTGAAGATCTTCGGAGAAATCCTGCAAGAGGTCTCGCATCACCTCATGTCGAAGACCGGTCAGATCGGGGATCTCCGCCGGATCTACTCTCACTCGCACGCCATCGCGCAGTGTAAAAACTTTTTGGAGACGAACCTGCCGCGGATTCAGGTGACCGAGACCTCCAGCACCGCGCGGGCGGCCGAGCTGGCGCAGGAAGATCCGACCGCGGGGGCGATCGCTTCCGAGCTGGCGGCCAAGCTCTATAATCTGGTCGTCATCAAGCGGCGGATCGAGGACAACATCAATAATTTCACCCGGTTCCTGGTGGTCTCTCAGAAAGGGGCGCCGCGGAGCGGACGGGACAAAACCTCGGTGATGTTCTCGATCAAGGATCGGGTCGGCGCCCTCTATGAGATGCTCCGTCCTTTTTCCGCCCAACAGATCAACCTGACGAAGATCGAATCGCGGCCGTCGAAGAAGAAGGCGTGGGAGTATATCTTCTACATCGATATGATCGGCCATGTGGAAGATGAAATGATCCGGACCGCCATCGAAGAGCTCCGGGGCCAGGCGGTTTTCCTGAAGGTCCTCGGCTCCTATCCGATGGCGGAAGAGATGAAAAACGAGAAGAAATGA
- a CDS encoding PAS domain S-box protein, whose protein sequence is MEEGILFRLAFDQASVGMVVLAMDPLGQFIQVNPAFCRMTGYSREELLARDFQSITAPQDLEKNLKGIRSLLEQPIPSLQIEKRYIRKDGRPFWVRLNASLLRDDRARPTCIVVEVEDIETHKKTEEALRETDQTLRPLIQASPLAIVTIDLALNVKMWNPAAERLFGWRTEEILGRPLPIIPREKQEEFQLYVDRLAGDGPTFVNAPKRRVRKDGTVIDVRVSTALLRDADGKVNGIMGIFTDITEEKRLEAELRHAQKLEGIGQLAGGIAHEFNNLLTAIIGNIELALGETVSGSRLRATLSRVDQAAQRAAVLTQQLLTFSRRSRIDLKPLHLQVVAEEVVCLLGQTFDRRIRLRVESAEGVWPVFADAGQMNQILMNLCVNARDALLERLGETENPREPADWEPRIVIGIENAPCDEDFFRAHPEVKPGEYVCLSVSDNGIGIDDAIRHRIFEPFFTTKEVGRGTGLGLAAVYGIIRQHLGWIELQTVKSEGTVFKIYLPAGQNAQVLDPQAGRPKRVAGGDETILFIDDEVAIRQLAKTVLEQYGYRVLLAGDGVEAVGIFQREIDRVHLVVLDLMMPRRSGEEVFRELRALAPGVKILISSGHPPAGGDLSALGGPAAGFISKPYHPDDLARKVRALLDRSGGKGPSAH, encoded by the coding sequence TTGGAAGAAGGGATCCTTTTTCGTCTGGCGTTTGATCAAGCCTCCGTCGGCATGGTGGTGCTGGCCATGGATCCGCTCGGTCAGTTTATCCAGGTCAATCCGGCATTCTGCCGGATGACCGGATATTCCCGGGAAGAGCTGTTGGCGCGCGATTTTCAAAGCATTACCGCCCCCCAAGACCTGGAAAAAAACCTCAAAGGGATACGCTCCCTTCTCGAACAGCCGATCCCGTCCCTGCAGATTGAAAAGCGCTACATCCGAAAAGACGGCCGTCCCTTTTGGGTCCGTCTGAATGCCTCTCTGCTTCGGGACGACCGGGCAAGGCCGACCTGCATCGTTGTCGAAGTGGAAGACATCGAAACCCATAAGAAAACGGAAGAGGCGTTGCGGGAGACCGACCAGACGCTCCGTCCGCTGATTCAGGCGTCTCCTCTGGCCATCGTGACCATCGACCTCGCGCTGAATGTGAAGATGTGGAACCCGGCGGCCGAACGCCTCTTCGGATGGCGCACCGAGGAGATCCTCGGCCGCCCCCTTCCGATTATCCCGCGGGAAAAGCAGGAGGAGTTTCAGCTTTACGTCGACCGTTTGGCGGGGGATGGACCGACGTTTGTGAATGCGCCCAAGCGGCGGGTCCGAAAAGACGGCACGGTGATCGACGTTCGGGTTTCGACCGCGCTCCTGCGCGATGCCGACGGCAAGGTCAACGGCATCATGGGAATCTTCACCGATATCACCGAGGAGAAGCGCCTGGAAGCGGAGCTTCGCCACGCTCAAAAGCTGGAGGGGATCGGTCAATTGGCCGGCGGGATCGCCCATGAGTTCAATAACCTCCTGACGGCGATCATCGGCAATATCGAATTGGCGCTGGGGGAGACCGTGTCGGGATCACGTCTGCGCGCCACCCTGTCCCGGGTCGATCAGGCGGCGCAACGGGCGGCGGTGCTCACGCAGCAGCTTTTGACCTTCAGCCGGCGATCGAGGATCGATTTGAAACCGCTCCATCTGCAGGTCGTGGCCGAGGAGGTGGTCTGTCTCCTCGGCCAGACGTTCGATCGGCGCATCCGTCTCCGCGTTGAATCGGCCGAGGGGGTCTGGCCGGTTTTTGCCGATGCAGGTCAGATGAACCAAATCTTGATGAATCTCTGCGTGAACGCGCGGGATGCCCTCCTGGAGCGGTTGGGGGAGACGGAGAACCCAAGAGAGCCGGCCGATTGGGAGCCCCGGATCGTCATCGGGATAGAAAATGCCCCTTGTGATGAAGACTTCTTTCGCGCTCACCCGGAGGTCAAACCGGGGGAGTATGTCTGTCTGTCGGTTTCCGACAACGGCATCGGGATCGACGATGCGATCCGGCACCGGATTTTCGAGCCCTTCTTCACCACGAAAGAGGTGGGGCGCGGCACCGGCCTGGGCTTGGCCGCTGTCTATGGGATTATCCGGCAGCATCTGGGGTGGATCGAGCTGCAGACCGTAAAGAGCGAGGGGACGGTTTTCAAAATCTATCTCCCTGCAGGACAGAATGCGCAGGTCCTCGATCCACAGGCGGGCCGGCCGAAGCGGGTCGCCGGCGGGGATGAAACGATCCTTTTTATCGACGACGAGGTGGCCATCCGACAATTGGCCAAGACGGTTTTGGAGCAGTATGGATACCGTGTCCTCCTGGCGGGAGACGGGGTCGAGGCGGTGGGGATTTTTCAGCGCGAGATTGATCGGGTTCACCTCGTCGTTCTCGATCTGATGATGCCGCGCCGGTCGGGAGAAGAGGTGTTCCGGGAATTGAGGGCCCTCGCCCCCGGCGTGAAGATCCTCATTTCAAGCGGCCACCCTCCGGCCGGCGGCGATTTGTCCGCGCTCGGCGGCCCTGCCGCCGGGTTCATCTCCAAACCTTACCATCCGGACGATCTGGCCCGGAAGGTGAGGGCTCTGCTCGACCGATCGGGCGGAAAAGGACCATCCGCTCACTGA
- the uvrC gene encoding excinuclease ABC subunit UvrC, producing the protein MELKQKIESLPHTPGVYLMKGKKGEVLYVGKAKELASRVRSYFRPNADVTPKIRSMVSQVADLEYIVTVSNLEALILESNLIKKHRPKYNVVLRDDKNYPLLRLSMKDDYPRLEIVRRVKRDGALYFGPYVPTGGLYEMLRLLRKIFPLPNCTIDIDGNAERACIEFEIKRCLAPCTGNQSKEDYRQMIQQVRLFLEGKDKVLLTAMRALMEKKAGELNFEAAARLRDQIAKIERALEQQRVTSTQIEDHDVIALAREGEAADLQILFIRGGMMVGRKDFFFENVGETLDEELCATFIQQFYNKEGLIPREIFLPIPLTEASVLEEWLSERRGGPVHLVFPSRGRRAHLLDLALENARASLTNHVQIREGGEATLEKLKDLLQLSRLPRRIEGYDISNIMGTSAVGSMVVFEEAKAKKSDYRHFRIKTIEGANDFGMMAEVLTRRLNLLKEKGEAPPDLFLIDGGKGQISAVREVMEKFDLGSVDLIGLAKEREDRWERVYLPDLSDPIALPVGSPATHLLQQIRDEAHRFAVSYHRKIRDKKMLESPLQEIEGIGKTRRLALLKHFGSVSKIREASLEELEAAPSMNKAVARKVFESLHS; encoded by the coding sequence ATGGAACTAAAGCAAAAAATCGAATCGCTTCCCCATACCCCGGGCGTTTACCTTATGAAGGGAAAAAAGGGGGAGGTCCTCTACGTCGGCAAGGCGAAAGAGCTGGCGAGCCGTGTGCGGAGCTATTTTCGTCCCAATGCCGATGTGACCCCGAAGATCCGATCGATGGTCTCGCAGGTGGCCGACCTGGAATATATCGTCACCGTCAGTAACCTCGAGGCGCTGATTCTGGAGAGCAACCTCATCAAGAAACATCGCCCGAAGTACAATGTCGTTCTGCGGGACGATAAAAATTACCCCCTCCTTCGCCTCTCGATGAAGGACGATTACCCGCGGCTTGAGATCGTCCGCCGGGTGAAGCGGGACGGCGCGCTTTACTTCGGCCCGTATGTCCCGACCGGAGGGCTTTATGAAATGCTCCGGCTGCTGAGGAAGATCTTCCCCCTTCCGAACTGCACGATCGACATCGACGGTAACGCCGAGCGGGCCTGCATCGAATTCGAGATTAAAAGATGCCTGGCCCCCTGCACCGGAAATCAATCGAAGGAAGATTACCGCCAGATGATCCAGCAGGTCCGCCTCTTCCTCGAAGGAAAGGACAAGGTCCTCCTCACGGCGATGCGGGCGCTGATGGAGAAGAAGGCGGGCGAGCTCAACTTTGAGGCGGCGGCCCGGCTTCGCGATCAGATCGCCAAGATCGAGCGGGCGTTGGAGCAGCAACGGGTCACCTCCACGCAGATCGAGGATCACGACGTAATCGCCTTGGCGCGGGAAGGGGAGGCGGCCGACCTTCAGATCCTTTTCATCCGGGGCGGGATGATGGTCGGTCGAAAAGACTTCTTCTTCGAAAATGTCGGGGAAACGCTCGATGAGGAGCTCTGCGCCACCTTCATTCAGCAGTTCTACAATAAGGAAGGGCTGATTCCGAGGGAGATCTTTCTTCCGATTCCGCTGACGGAAGCCTCCGTTCTGGAAGAGTGGCTCTCGGAGCGGCGCGGCGGGCCGGTTCATCTTGTTTTCCCCTCGCGCGGGAGAAGGGCCCATCTGCTCGATTTGGCCCTGGAGAATGCGCGCGCCTCCCTGACGAACCACGTTCAGATTCGCGAGGGGGGAGAGGCGACGCTGGAGAAACTGAAAGATCTCTTGCAACTCTCCCGTCTTCCCCGCCGGATCGAGGGATACGACATCTCCAATATCATGGGGACCAGCGCGGTCGGTTCGATGGTGGTTTTCGAAGAGGCCAAGGCGAAGAAATCGGATTACCGCCACTTCCGGATCAAAACGATCGAGGGGGCGAACGACTTCGGGATGATGGCGGAGGTTCTGACGCGGAGATTAAATTTGTTGAAAGAGAAGGGGGAGGCGCCTCCAGACCTCTTCCTGATCGACGGCGGGAAGGGTCAGATCTCGGCGGTGCGGGAGGTGATGGAGAAATTCGATCTCGGATCGGTCGATCTGATCGGGTTGGCGAAGGAGAGGGAAGATCGATGGGAGCGGGTCTATCTGCCCGATCTTTCAGATCCGATCGCGCTTCCGGTCGGCTCCCCGGCAACCCATCTGCTTCAGCAGATCCGCGATGAAGCGCACCGCTTTGCGGTCTCCTATCATCGGAAGATTCGGGACAAGAAGATGTTGGAGTCGCCGCTGCAGGAAATCGAGGGGATCGGGAAGACCCGGCGGCTGGCGCTGCTGAAGCATTTTGGAAGTGTCTCAAAGATTCGCGAGGCCAGTCTGGAGGAGCTCGAAGCGGCCCCCTCCATGAACAAGGCGGTCGCCCGAAAAGTGTTTGAGTCGCTTCATTCCTAA
- the hisC gene encoding histidinol-phosphate transaminase produces MIKVSPDIAGIIPYPPGKPMEELERELGIKGSIKLASNENPLGPSPKAVAAIRKGLEKIQRYPDGAGYYLREALAEKWKVEPSQVIIGNGSNEIIELLVRTFILPGDEAIMADPSFSLYPLVVTTGHGKPVQIPLKEGRHDLAQMAKAITPKTKLIFVCNPNNPTGTMVDKREVARFLLRVPKRILVIFDEAYAEYATDPDFPQTIDSLREGASVIFLRTFSKIYGLAGLRIGYGISRPEVIDYMNRVRQPFNTNLPAQQGALAALSDEAHVSKSLRINQEGKEFLCRQFDEMGLSYFRSETNFIYFNLNGSEPALGKKVFTALLHKGVIIRHLEGRHLRVTIGLPKENRRFIQSLKEVLSLK; encoded by the coding sequence ATGATTAAAGTCAGCCCCGATATCGCCGGCATCATCCCTTATCCTCCCGGCAAGCCGATGGAGGAGCTCGAGCGGGAGCTCGGGATCAAAGGATCGATCAAGCTTGCGTCGAACGAGAATCCGCTCGGGCCTTCGCCGAAGGCGGTGGCGGCGATCCGAAAAGGGTTGGAGAAGATCCAGCGCTATCCCGACGGGGCCGGTTATTATCTCAGAGAAGCGTTGGCCGAAAAATGGAAGGTCGAGCCCTCGCAGGTGATCATCGGGAACGGCTCGAACGAGATCATCGAATTGCTTGTCCGAACGTTCATCCTGCCGGGGGATGAGGCGATCATGGCCGACCCGAGCTTCTCGCTTTATCCGTTGGTGGTTACCACCGGCCACGGCAAGCCGGTTCAGATCCCGCTGAAAGAGGGAAGGCACGACCTCGCCCAGATGGCGAAGGCGATCACCCCGAAGACGAAGCTGATTTTTGTCTGCAACCCGAACAACCCCACCGGAACGATGGTTGACAAAAGAGAGGTCGCCCGGTTTCTGCTGCGGGTTCCGAAGCGGATTTTGGTGATCTTCGACGAGGCCTATGCCGAATATGCCACCGATCCCGATTTTCCTCAGACGATCGATTCCCTCCGGGAAGGGGCGTCGGTGATTTTTCTTCGGACCTTTTCGAAGATTTACGGCCTCGCCGGTCTTCGGATCGGTTATGGGATCAGCCGGCCGGAGGTGATCGACTACATGAACCGGGTGCGGCAGCCGTTTAATACCAATCTGCCGGCGCAGCAGGGGGCGCTCGCGGCCCTTTCGGATGAGGCCCACGTCTCCAAGTCGCTTCGGATCAACCAGGAGGGAAAGGAGTTCCTCTGTCGGCAGTTTGATGAGATGGGACTTTCCTATTTCCGATCCGAGACGAATTTTATTTATTTTAATCTAAACGGCTCCGAGCCCGCACTCGGCAAGAAAGTCTTTACCGCGCTCCTCCACAAGGGGGTGATTATCCGGCATCTGGAGGGGCGCCATCTTCGGGTGACCATCGGCCTTCCGAAGGAGAATCGGCGATTCATTCAATCACTGAAAGAAGTTTTGTCTTTAAAGTAG
- the ruvB gene encoding Holliday junction branch migration DNA helicase RuvB codes for MDRILSTQLNDEEKRMEASLRPASLDEYVGQTRIKENLRIYIEAAKKRGDVLDHVIFYGPPGLGKTTLANIIARELGVNLKATSGPAVEHPGDLAAILSNLSEGDVFFIDEIHRLHPAVEEVLYPAMEDFQLDLIIGQGPSARTLKFNLPRFTLIGATTRAGLLTSPLRERFGVISRLEFYRPEELEQIVLRSAKLLNIAIEQTAAYEIAARTRGTPRIANRILRRVRDFAEVKSDGRILLEVARQALSQMEIDSAGFDAMDRKYLLLMIEKFGGGPVGVETLATALGEERETLEDVYEPFLIQGGYLDRTARGRMATDLAYQHFGVKRPENTQPRLW; via the coding sequence ATGGATCGTATTTTATCGACGCAATTGAATGACGAAGAAAAGCGGATGGAGGCGAGCCTTCGACCCGCCTCGCTCGACGAATATGTCGGCCAGACGCGGATCAAGGAGAATCTCCGGATCTATATCGAGGCGGCGAAGAAGCGGGGCGATGTCCTCGACCATGTCATCTTCTACGGCCCTCCCGGTCTCGGCAAGACGACCCTGGCCAACATTATCGCGCGGGAATTGGGGGTCAATCTCAAGGCGACCTCCGGCCCGGCGGTGGAGCACCCCGGCGACCTGGCGGCGATCCTCAGCAACCTCTCCGAGGGGGATGTTTTCTTCATCGATGAAATCCACCGGCTCCACCCGGCGGTGGAAGAGGTCTTGTATCCCGCCATGGAGGATTTTCAGCTCGACCTGATCATCGGCCAGGGCCCCTCGGCCCGGACGCTGAAATTCAATCTGCCGAGATTTACGCTCATCGGCGCCACCACCCGCGCCGGTCTTCTCACCTCGCCGCTGCGCGAGCGATTCGGCGTCATCAGCCGTCTCGAATTCTACCGTCCCGAGGAGCTGGAGCAGATCGTCCTTCGCTCCGCCAAGTTGCTGAACATTGCGATTGAACAGACGGCCGCGTATGAAATTGCCGCCCGGACGCGGGGAACCCCCCGGATTGCCAACCGGATCTTGCGGCGGGTCCGCGATTTTGCCGAGGTGAAATCGGACGGCCGCATTCTCCTGGAGGTCGCCCGTCAGGCGCTGTCGCAGATGGAGATCGACTCCGCCGGATTCGACGCGATGGACCGAAAATATCTTCTCCTCATGATCGAGAAATTCGGCGGCGGGCCGGTCGGCGTCGAAACCTTGGCGACCGCCCTCGGTGAAGAGCGCGAGACGCTCGAAGATGTCTACGAGCCGTTCCTGATCCAAGGGGGATATCTCGACCGGACCGCCCGCGGACGAATGGCGACCGACCTGGCCTATCAACATTTCGGAGTGAAGCGCCCCGAGAACACTCAGCCGAGGCTTTGGTAA
- the aroF gene encoding 3-deoxy-7-phosphoheptulonate synthase, whose product MIIVLKPSATEREIGHIVAKIKEAGLKSHISKGEERTIIGVVGDERALQSQPLLAFPGVEGVLPILAPYKLVSREFKKENTVLDVQGIQIGGKRLVMMAGPCSVEKQDLLSSIAQEVKEAGAVILRGGAFKPRTSPYAFQGLGEEGLEYLTEAKKKTGLLIITEIMDPRDMPMMMKHADIIQIGARNMQNFRLLAEVGSYNKPVMLKRGLSATIKEFLLSAEYIMAAGNSQVILCERGIRTFETATRNTLDLSAVPVIRELSHLPIIIDPSHAVGKTHLVAPMAKAAVAAGADGLIIEVHSNPEEAYCDGEQAMLPKDFKTLMAQLRRIAAAVDREL is encoded by the coding sequence ATGATCATCGTCTTAAAACCGAGCGCCACCGAGCGGGAGATTGGGCATATCGTCGCCAAGATCAAAGAGGCCGGCTTGAAATCGCACATCAGCAAGGGGGAGGAGCGGACGATCATCGGCGTTGTCGGTGATGAACGGGCTCTCCAGAGCCAGCCGCTCTTGGCCTTCCCCGGGGTCGAGGGGGTTCTGCCGATCCTGGCGCCGTACAAGCTGGTCAGCCGCGAGTTCAAGAAAGAAAACACGGTTCTCGATGTGCAGGGGATCCAGATCGGCGGAAAGCGGCTGGTGATGATGGCCGGCCCCTGCTCGGTCGAGAAGCAAGACCTCCTCTCCTCGATCGCCCAGGAGGTGAAGGAGGCGGGGGCGGTGATCCTGCGGGGCGGGGCCTTCAAGCCGAGGACCTCTCCGTATGCTTTCCAGGGATTAGGGGAAGAAGGGCTCGAATATCTGACCGAGGCGAAGAAGAAGACCGGTCTTTTAATTATCACCGAAATCATGGACCCCCGCGACATGCCGATGATGATGAAGCACGCCGACATCATTCAGATCGGGGCGCGGAACATGCAGAACTTTCGTCTGCTGGCGGAAGTCGGCTCTTACAACAAGCCGGTGATGCTCAAACGGGGTCTCTCCGCCACGATCAAAGAGTTTCTTCTCTCGGCCGAGTACATCATGGCCGCCGGAAATTCGCAGGTTATCCTCTGCGAGCGGGGGATTCGAACTTTCGAGACGGCGACGCGGAACACCCTCGATCTCTCCGCCGTCCCGGTGATCCGGGAGCTGTCGCATCTTCCGATCATCATCGATCCGAGCCATGCGGTCGGGAAGACCCATCTGGTCGCGCCGATGGCGAAGGCCGCGGTGGCGGCGGGGGCCGACGGGCTGATCATCGAAGTCCACTCCAATCCGGAGGAGGCCTACTGCGACGGGGAGCAGGCGATGCTGCCGAAGGATTTCAAAACCTTGATGGCGCAGCTGAGGCGGATCGCGGCGGCAGTAGATAGAGAATTATAA
- a CDS encoding YebC/PmpR family DNA-binding transcriptional regulator gives MSGHSKWATTKHKKAAADSKRGKIFTKIIREITVAAKMGGGDPEGNPRLRTAILKAKENNMPADNIKKAVQKGTGELPGVTYEEMTYEGYGPGGVAIIIQIMSDNKNRTVSEIRHLLSKSGGNMGESGSVAWMFQKKGYLSIEKQKADEEKLMSVALDAGAEDIRSDDPTLFEVITAPADFEKVKKAMTDAGLAPSYAEVTFLPQTYIRLDGKEAEQMLRLMEALEDHDDVQNVYANFDIPDEVMAKVAG, from the coding sequence ATGTCCGGACATTCTAAATGGGCGACGACCAAACATAAAAAGGCGGCGGCCGACTCGAAGCGGGGGAAAATTTTCACCAAGATTATCCGCGAGATCACCGTTGCGGCGAAGATGGGTGGGGGTGACCCCGAAGGGAATCCCCGTCTTCGAACGGCGATCCTGAAGGCCAAAGAAAACAACATGCCGGCCGATAACATCAAGAAGGCGGTTCAAAAGGGGACCGGCGAGCTTCCAGGTGTCACGTATGAGGAGATGACTTACGAGGGTTACGGGCCGGGCGGGGTGGCGATCATCATCCAGATCATGTCGGACAACAAGAACCGGACCGTTTCCGAAATCCGCCACCTCCTCTCCAAGAGCGGCGGCAACATGGGAGAGTCGGGCTCCGTCGCCTGGATGTTTCAGAAGAAGGGGTATCTGTCGATCGAGAAGCAGAAGGCCGACGAGGAGAAGTTGATGTCGGTGGCGCTCGATGCGGGGGCGGAAGATATCCGCTCGGACGATCCGACCCTTTTTGAAGTGATCACCGCCCCGGCCGATTTCGAAAAAGTCAAAAAGGCGATGACCGACGCCGGTCTTGCCCCGTCTTATGCCGAGGTGACCTTTCTCCCGCAGACCTATATCCGGCTCGATGGGAAAGAGGCGGAGCAGATGCTCCGGTTGATGGAAGCGCTCGAAGATCACGACGATGTTCAGAACGTCTACGCGAACTTCGATATCCCCGATGAGGTGATGGCGAAGGTGGCCGGGTAA
- the ruvC gene encoding crossover junction endodeoxyribonuclease RuvC, whose translation MPILGIDPGMGVTGYAILEEAPAGRLILKGSGEVRTISKHPFPKRLKHLFDDLLQVIQKELPTAVAIEDTFLAKNFKSALKLGQARGAALLAAEFHQIPVFEYTPTAVKMAVVGYGGATKDQIQQMVGRLLQLPSLLTSEHAADAAAVAICHIHSAQFQAKVGAAEKRSDEFTRY comes from the coding sequence ATGCCGATTTTAGGAATCGATCCGGGAATGGGTGTCACAGGGTATGCGATCCTGGAAGAAGCCCCCGCAGGCCGTCTGATCTTGAAAGGATCGGGCGAGGTCCGGACGATTTCAAAACACCCCTTTCCGAAACGACTCAAACATCTCTTCGACGACCTCCTGCAGGTGATTCAGAAAGAGCTTCCGACCGCCGTCGCCATCGAAGATACCTTTCTCGCCAAAAATTTCAAGTCGGCCCTCAAGCTCGGACAGGCCCGCGGGGCGGCGCTGCTGGCGGCCGAGTTCCATCAGATCCCGGTCTTTGAATACACGCCGACGGCGGTGAAGATGGCGGTGGTCGGTTATGGGGGAGCGACCAAGGATCAAATCCAGCAGATGGTCGGCCGGCTGCTCCAACTTCCGAGCCTCCTGACCTCGGAGCATGCCGCCGATGCCGCCGCGGTTGCGATTTGCCACATCCACTCCGCCCAATTTCAAGCGAAGGTCGGAGCGGCCGAGAAGAGATCGGACGAATTCACGCGATATTAA